Proteins encoded in a region of the Streptomyces sp. NBC_01471 genome:
- a CDS encoding SIMPL domain-containing protein, producing MTDEVQHPAAPYGTPGTPRVAVRGEATLEVEPETATLAVTASARGKDRRAALQDLTRRNTAILELARGYGGAVEKLESGALSVSPELAQHGRGEKVRAYFGHVRITVVLNDFTALGELTSRLADLELTRVDGPWWALRPGSPAHRDARRQAVRDAVTRAREYAEALGAELSALVELSDPGAEGARPPAPGFAGSRMFGSPGAAPGASDDAPVIDLEPQRQTVYAQVNARFTMSPPAL from the coding sequence ATGACCGACGAAGTCCAGCACCCCGCAGCCCCCTACGGCACCCCCGGCACCCCCCGCGTCGCCGTCCGCGGCGAGGCGACCCTCGAAGTGGAGCCCGAGACCGCCACCCTCGCCGTCACAGCGAGCGCCCGCGGCAAGGACCGGCGGGCGGCGCTCCAGGACCTCACCCGGCGCAACACCGCCATCCTCGAACTCGCCAGGGGATACGGCGGAGCCGTCGAGAAGCTGGAGAGCGGCGCGCTCTCCGTCAGCCCCGAACTGGCCCAGCACGGCCGGGGCGAGAAGGTCCGCGCCTACTTCGGCCACGTCCGGATCACCGTCGTGCTGAACGACTTCACCGCACTCGGCGAGCTCACCTCCCGCCTCGCCGACCTGGAACTGACCCGCGTCGACGGGCCGTGGTGGGCGCTGCGCCCCGGATCGCCCGCACACCGCGACGCCCGCCGGCAGGCCGTGCGGGACGCCGTGACCCGCGCCCGTGAGTACGCCGAGGCGCTCGGCGCCGAGCTGTCCGCCCTCGTCGAGCTCTCCGACCCCGGCGCGGAGGGCGCGCGGCCGCCCGCCCCAGGGTTCGCCGGCAGCCGCATGTTCGGTTCGCCGGGGGCGGCGCCCGGTGCGTCGGACGATGCGCCCGTCATCGACCTCGAACCCCAGCGCCAGACCGTTTACGCACAGGTGAACGCCCGTTTCACCATGTCACCGCCCGCGCTCTGA
- a CDS encoding helix-turn-helix domain-containing protein, whose product MTSPPLAGLHAEAAPALDLLTVPQVMGRLQLGRSAVYDLLRTGQLASITLGRARRIPTHALTDFIHTRLEQDSA is encoded by the coding sequence ATGACCTCGCCCCCGCTCGCTGGCCTCCACGCGGAGGCGGCACCGGCGCTGGATCTGCTCACGGTGCCCCAGGTCATGGGCCGCCTCCAGCTCGGCCGCTCCGCCGTCTACGACCTGCTCCGCACCGGGCAACTCGCCTCGATCACCCTCGGCCGCGCCCGCCGCATTCCCACCCACGCCCTCACCGACTTCATCCACACCCGCCTCGAACAGGACTCCGCCTGA
- a CDS encoding 5'-nucleotidase C-terminal domain-containing protein: MPLNRRTFLGTSAAAGAGVAIAGGTAVPADAQGRGHGHGHGRPQRRYSFTVMGTTDLHGNLFNWDYFTDKEFDDAAHNDVGLAKISTLVNGIREEKGRHNTLMIDAGDTIQGTQLSYYYAKIDPITAKHGPVHPMAQAMNHIGYDAAALGNHEFNYGIPVLRKFEEQCRFPLLGANALDAKTLKPAFAPYVFRTLRTPHGRDVKVAVLGLTNPGIALWDKANVQGKMVFPGLEEQAAKYVPRLRSMGADVVIVAAHSGASGTSSYGDQLPYVENAAGLVAEQVPGIDAILVGHAHVEIPEKFVANKKTGKQVVLSEPLMWGERLTVFDFDLVWEKGRWTVEKAGARVLNSNTAAEDPKLVKLLTDEHKKVVAYVNQVIGTSAAAMTTADAPWKDEPIIDLINAVQTDTVKAALAGGEYAALPVLSQASCFSRTAQIPAGNVTIKDAAGLYPFENTLEARLVTGAQIKDYLEFSARYYVQTPAGGPVDTSKLTNADDTPDYNYDAVSGLTYEIDIAKAAGSRIAKLSFGGKAIDPAAQFVLAVNNYRASGGGNFPHVPAAKQLWANSDEIRNTIIAWVQAKGTVDASEFASVDWKLTRDGTPVF; the protein is encoded by the coding sequence ATGCCGCTCAATCGTAGGACGTTCCTGGGTACTTCGGCCGCCGCCGGCGCCGGTGTGGCCATCGCCGGAGGCACGGCAGTGCCCGCCGACGCGCAGGGGCGCGGCCATGGCCACGGTCACGGCCGTCCGCAGCGGCGGTACTCGTTCACCGTGATGGGGACGACCGACCTGCACGGCAATCTCTTCAACTGGGACTACTTCACGGACAAGGAGTTCGACGACGCCGCGCACAACGACGTCGGCCTGGCGAAGATCTCGACGCTGGTCAACGGGATCCGCGAGGAGAAGGGCCGCCACAACACCCTGATGATCGACGCGGGTGACACCATCCAGGGCACCCAACTGTCCTACTACTACGCCAAGATCGACCCGATCACGGCGAAGCACGGGCCGGTGCACCCGATGGCGCAGGCGATGAACCACATCGGCTACGACGCGGCGGCACTGGGCAACCACGAGTTCAACTACGGCATTCCGGTGCTGCGCAAGTTCGAGGAGCAGTGCCGCTTCCCGCTGCTGGGCGCCAACGCCCTGGACGCGAAGACGCTGAAGCCCGCGTTCGCCCCGTACGTCTTCAGGACGCTCCGCACTCCGCACGGCCGGGACGTGAAGGTCGCGGTTCTCGGGCTGACGAACCCGGGCATCGCCCTCTGGGACAAGGCGAATGTCCAGGGAAAGATGGTGTTTCCGGGGCTTGAGGAGCAGGCCGCGAAGTACGTCCCGCGGCTGCGTTCCATGGGTGCCGACGTGGTGATCGTCGCGGCGCACTCGGGGGCCAGCGGCACATCCTCGTACGGCGACCAGCTCCCGTACGTGGAGAACGCGGCCGGTCTGGTCGCCGAGCAGGTTCCGGGGATCGACGCGATCCTGGTGGGCCACGCGCATGTCGAGATCCCCGAGAAGTTCGTGGCGAACAAGAAGACCGGGAAGCAGGTCGTCCTCTCGGAGCCGCTGATGTGGGGCGAGCGGCTCACGGTCTTCGACTTCGACCTGGTGTGGGAGAAGGGACGCTGGACGGTCGAGAAGGCCGGTGCCCGGGTGCTGAACTCCAATACCGCGGCCGAGGACCCGAAGCTGGTGAAGCTGCTGACGGACGAGCACAAGAAGGTCGTGGCGTACGTCAACCAGGTGATCGGGACGTCTGCCGCCGCGATGACCACGGCGGACGCGCCCTGGAAGGACGAACCGATCATCGATCTGATCAACGCCGTCCAGACCGACACGGTGAAGGCGGCGCTGGCCGGCGGTGAGTACGCGGCGCTGCCGGTGCTCTCGCAGGCGTCGTGTTTCTCGCGTACGGCGCAGATTCCCGCCGGGAACGTGACGATCAAGGACGCGGCAGGGCTCTACCCGTTCGAGAACACGCTGGAAGCACGGCTGGTGACGGGCGCGCAGATCAAGGACTATCTGGAGTTCTCGGCACGCTACTACGTACAGACGCCGGCGGGCGGCCCGGTGGACACGTCGAAGCTGACGAACGCGGACGACACTCCGGACTACAACTACGACGCGGTGTCGGGTCTGACGTACGAGATCGACATCGCCAAGGCGGCCGGTTCGCGGATCGCGAAGCTGTCCTTCGGCGGCAAGGCGATCGATCCGGCGGCGCAGTTCGTGCTCGCGGTGAACAACTACCGGGCGAGCGGCGGCGGGAACTTCCCGCACGTGCCGGCCGCCAAGCAGCTGTGGGCCAATTCGGACGAGATCCGGAACACGATCATCGCGTGGGTGCAGGCGAAGGGGACGGTGGACGCGTCGGAGTTCGCTTCGGTCGACTGGAAGCTGACACGGGACGGCACCCCGGTCTTCTAG
- a CDS encoding tyrosine-type recombinase/integrase, whose translation MTTSRDTPASRRVRANGDGTVYQRKDSRWEAAGYVLAPGNTRKRIRVYGATRKDALAKLTEKIAASNRGIPAPSAQGSLAAYLTYWLDAVAVHQLRENTHTRYTAVTRLYLIPGLGRKKLAKLTAKDVRTWLNQLRTTCQCCARGLDTARDEPLCCAAGKCCARRLSPLTLAYVHSVLKSALEHAVREEEIPRNVARNVRTGTPRPRRFEPLTADEARTFLAATSGHRLQPLFELALHTGLRKGELLGLRWEDLDLAGGTASIRRTLQRTSSGGLTALPTKTKSSERRIVLPTPCRRSLEEHRDRQLQEREAVGTGWENSGYVFTRPDGAPIEGSTLTRHFNILLRQAGLRRIRFHDLRHSTATLLLEQGVELVVIKELLGHAHIGVTATVYAHVRLRLQRDAIDLLGLALRAPADTGNRPDDGKEPPLCAAPVR comes from the coding sequence ATGACCACATCCCGCGACACCCCAGCCTCTCGCCGCGTCCGTGCCAACGGCGACGGAACCGTCTACCAGCGCAAGGACAGCCGCTGGGAAGCCGCCGGATACGTCCTCGCCCCCGGCAACACCCGCAAGCGCATCCGCGTCTATGGCGCCACCCGCAAAGACGCCCTCGCCAAGCTCACCGAGAAGATCGCCGCCAGCAACCGCGGCATCCCCGCGCCCTCCGCGCAGGGCAGCCTGGCCGCGTACCTGACGTACTGGCTCGACGCTGTCGCCGTCCACCAACTCCGCGAGAACACCCACACCCGCTACACCGCCGTCACCCGGCTCTACCTCATCCCCGGCCTCGGACGGAAGAAGCTCGCCAAGCTCACCGCCAAGGACGTCCGCACCTGGCTCAACCAGCTCCGCACCACCTGCCAATGCTGCGCGCGCGGCCTAGACACCGCCCGCGATGAGCCCCTGTGCTGCGCTGCCGGAAAGTGCTGCGCAAGGCGGCTCTCACCGCTGACCTTGGCCTACGTGCATTCCGTTCTCAAGTCCGCCCTGGAGCACGCCGTACGCGAGGAGGAGATCCCGCGCAACGTCGCCCGCAACGTCCGCACCGGCACACCCCGGCCCCGCCGCTTCGAACCCCTCACCGCCGACGAAGCGCGTACGTTCTTGGCCGCGACGAGCGGTCACCGGTTGCAGCCGCTGTTCGAGCTCGCCCTGCATACCGGGCTCCGCAAGGGCGAACTCCTCGGCCTGCGCTGGGAAGATCTCGACCTGGCCGGCGGAACCGCCAGCATCAGACGTACTCTCCAGCGCACCTCCTCCGGCGGCCTGACCGCCCTCCCGACCAAGACCAAGAGCTCGGAGCGGCGCATTGTCCTGCCGACGCCATGCCGGCGCTCCCTCGAAGAGCACCGCGACCGGCAACTCCAGGAACGTGAGGCGGTGGGGACGGGCTGGGAGAACAGCGGCTACGTCTTCACCCGCCCCGACGGCGCCCCGATCGAAGGGTCCACCCTCACCCGGCACTTCAACATCCTGCTCCGACAGGCCGGGCTCCGCCGCATCCGCTTCCACGACCTCCGCCACTCGACGGCCACCCTCCTCCTGGAACAGGGAGTGGAACTCGTTGTGATCAAGGAGCTGTTGGGGCACGCTCACATCGGCGTCACCGCCACCGTCTACGCCCACGTCCGACTCCGCCTCCAGCGCGACGCCATCGACCTCCTCGGACTCGCCCTCCGCGCTCCCGCCGACACCGGAAACCGGCCTGACGACGGCAAGGAACCGCCGCTCTGCGCAGCCCCCGTCCGCTGA
- a CDS encoding SidA/IucD/PvdA family monooxygenase has protein sequence MTDHQPPVDQPHDLVGVGIGPFNLSLAALAHPLTELSTAFYEQRPAFHWHPGLLIEDATLQVPFLADLVTLAEPASPWSFLSYLKERERLYPFYFAEHFHIRRTEYDAYCRWVSESLPGLHFGHQVDAIRWNAEHALFEVDFTKLDADGEAEALGRAHTRNLALGVGTEPYIPETLKPLAEAPSVPVVHSSDYLASRERLLTAGHITVIGAGQSGAEIFLDLLRARPAGHERITWLARTEAFAPMEYSKLGLEHFTPDYTRYFHRLPESARDSLAPQQWQLHKGIDADTIAAIHGELYRRTQHGGWPDAVLTPGVTVRTAGRVATTKVELHLEHARQGSRSRLTTDAVVLATGYRERPLDGMLAGLDPYMRRDASERPRIDDQYRLLLDPAVTGSVYVQNAERHTHGVGAPDLGLAAWRSATILNSLTGKDPYPLPRRTAFTSFGLDREHALPPQRRTALVPLGERS, from the coding sequence ATGACGGACCACCAGCCTCCCGTAGACCAGCCCCACGACCTGGTGGGGGTCGGCATCGGACCGTTCAACCTCTCCCTCGCGGCGCTCGCCCACCCCCTCACCGAGCTCTCCACCGCCTTCTACGAACAGCGTCCCGCCTTCCACTGGCACCCCGGGCTGCTGATCGAGGACGCCACCCTCCAAGTCCCCTTCCTCGCCGACCTGGTGACGCTGGCGGAGCCCGCCAGCCCCTGGTCGTTCCTCAGCTACCTCAAGGAGCGCGAGCGGCTCTACCCCTTCTACTTCGCCGAGCACTTCCACATCAGGCGCACCGAGTACGACGCCTACTGCCGCTGGGTGAGTGAGAGCCTGCCCGGACTCCACTTCGGCCACCAGGTCGACGCCATCCGCTGGAACGCCGAACACGCCCTCTTCGAGGTCGACTTCACCAAACTCGACGCCGACGGAGAAGCCGAGGCACTCGGCCGCGCGCACACCCGCAACCTGGCACTCGGCGTCGGCACGGAGCCGTACATCCCGGAAACCCTCAAGCCGCTCGCTGAAGCACCGTCGGTGCCCGTCGTGCACTCGTCCGACTACCTCGCCAGCCGCGAACGGCTGCTCACCGCCGGGCACATCACCGTCATCGGCGCGGGCCAGTCCGGCGCCGAGATCTTCCTCGACCTGCTCCGGGCCCGCCCCGCAGGCCACGAGAGGATCACCTGGCTCGCCCGCACCGAGGCATTCGCCCCCATGGAGTACTCCAAGCTCGGCCTGGAGCACTTCACCCCCGACTACACCCGCTACTTCCACCGGCTGCCCGAGTCCGCCCGCGACTCCCTCGCCCCGCAGCAGTGGCAGCTGCACAAGGGCATCGACGCCGACACCATCGCGGCCATCCACGGCGAGCTCTACCGCCGCACCCAGCACGGCGGCTGGCCCGACGCCGTCCTCACCCCGGGTGTCACCGTCCGCACCGCGGGACGCGTCGCCACCACCAAGGTCGAACTCCACCTCGAACACGCCCGGCAGGGCTCCCGCTCCCGCCTCACCACCGACGCCGTGGTCCTCGCCACCGGCTACCGGGAGCGCCCGCTCGACGGAATGCTCGCCGGCCTCGACCCCTACATGCGGCGGGACGCGTCCGAGCGCCCCCGCATCGACGACCAGTACCGGCTGCTCCTCGACCCCGCCGTCACCGGCTCCGTGTACGTACAGAACGCCGAACGCCACACCCACGGCGTCGGCGCCCCCGACCTCGGCCTCGCCGCCTGGCGCAGCGCGACGATCCTCAACTCCCTCACCGGGAAGGACCCCTACCCGCTGCCCCGGCGCACCGCGTTCACCAGCTTCGGCCTCGACCGCGAACACGCCCTGCCCCCGCAGCGCCGTACCGCTCTCGTCCCCCTGGGCGAGCGCAGCTGA
- a CDS encoding NUDIX domain-containing protein: MARTEYYDDPSAPKPNSMVVAASAVVTDDHGRIFLQRRRDNDLWALPGGGMDLTDSLPGTAVREVKEETGLDVEITGLVGTYTDPKHIIAYTDGEVRRQFNVCFTARITGGRLEISDESTELRYVPPDEIEQLPMHHTQRLRLQHFLEQREKPYLG, translated from the coding sequence GTGGCCCGCACCGAGTACTACGACGACCCGAGCGCGCCCAAGCCGAACAGCATGGTCGTCGCCGCTTCCGCCGTCGTCACCGACGACCACGGGCGCATCTTCCTCCAGCGCCGTCGCGACAACGACCTCTGGGCACTGCCCGGAGGCGGCATGGACCTCACCGACTCGCTGCCAGGCACGGCCGTCCGCGAGGTCAAGGAAGAAACCGGCCTCGACGTCGAGATCACCGGCCTGGTCGGCACCTACACCGACCCGAAACACATCATCGCCTACACCGACGGCGAGGTCCGGCGACAGTTCAACGTCTGCTTCACCGCCCGCATCACCGGCGGCCGGCTGGAGATCTCCGACGAGTCCACCGAACTCCGGTATGTACCGCCGGACGAGATCGAGCAGTTGCCGATGCACCACACCCAACGACTCAGGCTCCAGCACTTCCTGGAACAGCGCGAGAAGCCGTACCTGGGCTGA
- a CDS encoding aminotransferase class V-fold PLP-dependent enzyme, which produces MSTPPLAGGAAGPSALRPLVGAVLDALHDGAADRLGPLPPGGPHTVAARVRATAHPVLPDTGTGAEEALRTLVHALTEGAADPADPGCAAHLHCPPLAVAAAADLAVSVLNPSMDSWDQAPAASELEALVTRAIAAEIYPAGDALITTGGSESNQLALLLARERHGAVRIVCGANAHHSLHRAAWLLGLPEPLTVPSPSGVIDLAALDEALTATHGPVLVVATAGTTDAGLIDPLPEIADLCDRYGAELHIDAAYGGPLLFSDLHRPLLAGLERADSVTIDLHKLGWQPVAAGILAVPGPAALDALTHQADYLNADDDTEAGLPDLLGRSLRTTRRPDVFKIAVTLRALGRTGLAALVDRTCAIAGELAGLVEAHPGLELYDRPTISTVLFRPTGADDATVAAIRRTLLAEGHAVLGRARADNRLWLKATLLNPHATTGDLEALLKLLEGSTPR; this is translated from the coding sequence ATGAGCACGCCGCCCCTCGCCGGAGGGGCCGCAGGGCCGAGCGCCCTGCGGCCCCTCGTCGGTGCCGTCCTCGACGCGCTGCACGACGGGGCCGCCGACCGGCTCGGCCCCCTGCCGCCCGGCGGCCCGCACACCGTCGCCGCACGGGTACGGGCCACGGCCCACCCCGTACTGCCCGACACCGGAACCGGCGCCGAAGAGGCCCTGCGCACCCTGGTCCACGCCCTCACCGAAGGCGCCGCCGACCCGGCGGACCCCGGCTGCGCCGCCCATCTGCACTGCCCGCCGCTGGCCGTCGCCGCAGCCGCCGACCTCGCCGTCTCCGTCCTCAACCCCTCGATGGACTCCTGGGACCAGGCACCCGCCGCCTCCGAGCTGGAAGCCCTCGTCACCCGCGCCATCGCCGCCGAGATCTACCCGGCGGGCGACGCTCTGATCACCACCGGCGGCAGCGAGTCCAACCAGCTCGCGCTGCTGCTCGCCCGGGAACGCCACGGCGCCGTACGGATCGTCTGCGGTGCCAACGCCCACCACTCGCTGCACCGTGCCGCCTGGCTGCTCGGCCTCCCCGAACCCCTCACCGTTCCGTCGCCCTCCGGGGTCATCGACCTCGCCGCGCTCGACGAAGCCCTCACCGCGACCCACGGTCCGGTCCTGGTCGTGGCCACCGCCGGCACCACCGACGCGGGACTCATCGACCCGCTCCCCGAGATCGCCGACCTCTGTGACCGGTACGGCGCCGAACTGCACATCGACGCCGCATACGGCGGACCGCTCCTCTTCAGCGACCTGCACCGGCCCCTGCTCGCCGGGCTCGAACGCGCCGACTCGGTAACCATCGACCTGCACAAACTCGGCTGGCAGCCGGTCGCGGCAGGCATCCTCGCCGTCCCCGGCCCCGCCGCCCTGGACGCCCTCACCCACCAGGCCGACTACCTCAACGCCGACGACGACACCGAAGCGGGCCTCCCCGACCTCCTCGGCCGCTCCCTGCGGACCACCCGGCGGCCCGACGTGTTCAAGATCGCCGTCACACTCCGCGCCCTCGGCAGGACCGGCCTCGCCGCCCTCGTCGACCGCACCTGCGCCATCGCCGGAGAACTCGCCGGCCTCGTCGAGGCCCATCCCGGCCTGGAGCTCTACGACCGGCCGACCATCTCCACCGTGCTCTTCCGCCCCACCGGAGCGGACGACGCGACCGTGGCCGCCATCCGCCGCACCCTCCTCGCCGAAGGCCACGCCGTCCTCGGCCGGGCCCGCGCCGACAACCGCCTCTGGCTGAAAGCCACCCTGCTCAACCCCCACGCCACCACCGGTGACCTGGAAGCTCTCCTCAAACTCCTGGAAGGCAGTACGCCCCGATGA
- the pepN gene encoding aminopeptidase N produces the protein MSVLTRDEAQLRAQLLDVQRYTIDLDLTQGDDTFDSRTVIGFTARAAGDTFVELKPAELRSVTLDGQPIDPGTLSGNRLPLTGIAAGEHELRIDAVMRYSHTGEGMHRFTDPTDGETYVYTQLFMEDVQRVFAAFDQPDLKAVFELGVTAPDGWTVLANAVTRPTGGGHWQAAPTALISTYLVAVAAGPWHSVTTEHAGLPFGLHCRRSLAPHLDADAEEIFEITRACYDRYHEKFDEPYPFDSYDQAFVPEFNAGAMENPGLVTFRDEFIYRSAVTDTERQTRGMVIAHEMAHMWFGDLVTLQWWDDIWLNESFAEYMGYQTLAEATRFTGAWVDFAIARKSWGYDADQRPSTHPVAPDPALVPDTASAMLNFDGISYAKGASALRQLVAWLGEKDFLAGINVHFARHRFGNATLADFIDNLASATDRDVHGWAAQWLGTTGVDTLTPTVTETDSDWSFAVARTGSRPHLIAVGAYDHDPVDPTHLVLRERFEIDVPAEGEAARTFQGRRPDLLLLNDGDLTYAKVRLDAASWETVVRALSGLPDPLTRAVVWNAARDMVRDGELPPAAYLDAALAHLPHESDLALVQGVLVFAATQIADRYLPPADRPAALATISTICRALIRRTEDGNNPGLRLIAVRHFIDAATQPDGIQAWLADGSVPGGPELDPELRWRILQRLAALGAAEESAIDAELDRDISATGQEGAARCRAALPAPEAKDAAWQRMFTSDDLSNYLFTATARGFWQPEQSALVAEYAERYYEDAVALAGRRGPAIAEAAGRYAFPAYEITAEALARGEACLRDTEMIPALRRKLADQLDDLRRALEVRGA, from the coding sequence ATGTCCGTACTGACGCGCGACGAAGCGCAGCTCCGAGCCCAGCTCCTCGATGTCCAGCGGTACACGATCGACCTCGATCTGACGCAGGGCGACGACACCTTCGACTCCCGCACCGTCATCGGCTTCACCGCGCGTGCGGCCGGAGACACCTTTGTCGAGCTCAAGCCCGCCGAGCTGCGCTCCGTGACCCTCGACGGACAGCCCATCGACCCCGGGACGCTCTCCGGGAACCGGCTCCCGCTCACCGGCATCGCGGCCGGTGAGCACGAGCTGCGGATCGACGCCGTCATGCGCTACTCGCACACCGGCGAGGGCATGCACCGGTTCACCGACCCCACCGACGGCGAGACCTACGTCTACACCCAGCTGTTCATGGAGGACGTCCAGCGGGTGTTCGCCGCGTTCGACCAGCCGGACCTCAAAGCCGTCTTCGAACTCGGCGTCACCGCACCCGACGGCTGGACCGTCCTCGCCAACGCCGTCACCCGGCCGACCGGCGGTGGCCACTGGCAGGCCGCGCCCACCGCGCTCATCTCCACCTACCTCGTCGCCGTCGCCGCGGGCCCCTGGCACTCCGTGACCACCGAGCACGCCGGGCTCCCCTTCGGACTGCACTGCCGCCGCTCGCTCGCACCCCACCTCGACGCGGACGCCGAGGAGATCTTCGAGATCACCCGCGCCTGCTACGACCGCTACCACGAGAAGTTCGACGAGCCGTACCCGTTCGACTCGTACGACCAGGCGTTCGTTCCGGAGTTCAACGCCGGAGCGATGGAGAACCCGGGCCTCGTCACCTTCCGCGACGAGTTCATCTACCGCTCCGCCGTGACCGACACCGAGCGGCAGACCCGCGGCATGGTCATCGCCCACGAGATGGCCCACATGTGGTTCGGCGACCTCGTCACCCTCCAGTGGTGGGACGACATCTGGCTCAACGAGTCGTTCGCCGAGTACATGGGCTACCAGACCCTCGCCGAAGCCACCCGCTTCACCGGCGCCTGGGTGGACTTCGCCATCGCCCGCAAGAGCTGGGGGTACGACGCCGACCAGCGCCCCTCCACCCACCCGGTCGCCCCCGACCCGGCCCTCGTCCCGGACACCGCGTCCGCGATGCTCAACTTCGACGGGATCTCGTACGCCAAGGGCGCCTCCGCGCTGCGCCAGCTCGTCGCCTGGCTCGGCGAGAAAGACTTCCTCGCCGGCATCAACGTCCACTTCGCCCGGCACCGCTTCGGCAACGCCACCCTCGCCGACTTCATCGACAATCTGGCCTCCGCCACCGACCGTGACGTCCACGGCTGGGCCGCACAGTGGCTGGGCACCACCGGCGTCGACACCCTCACCCCCACCGTCACCGAGACCGACAGCGACTGGTCGTTCGCCGTCGCCCGCACCGGCAGCCGCCCGCACCTCATCGCCGTCGGCGCCTACGACCACGACCCGGTCGACCCCACCCACCTCGTCCTGCGCGAACGCTTCGAAATCGACGTCCCCGCCGAGGGCGAGGCCGCGAGGACCTTCCAGGGCCGCCGCCCCGACCTGCTCCTCCTCAACGACGGCGACCTCACCTACGCCAAGGTCCGCCTCGACGCCGCCTCCTGGGAGACCGTCGTACGTGCGCTCTCCGGCCTCCCCGACCCGCTGACCCGCGCCGTCGTCTGGAACGCCGCGCGCGACATGGTCCGCGACGGCGAACTGCCCCCGGCCGCCTACCTGGACGCCGCGCTCGCCCACCTCCCGCACGAGTCGGACCTCGCCCTCGTCCAGGGCGTCCTCGTCTTCGCCGCCACCCAGATCGCCGACCGCTACCTGCCGCCCGCCGACCGGCCCGCCGCACTCGCCACGATCAGCACGATCTGCCGCGCGCTCATCCGCCGCACCGAGGACGGGAACAACCCCGGACTGCGCCTCATCGCCGTCCGCCACTTCATCGACGCGGCCACCCAGCCCGACGGCATCCAGGCCTGGCTCGCCGACGGCAGCGTCCCCGGCGGGCCCGAACTCGACCCCGAGCTGCGCTGGCGCATCCTCCAGCGTCTCGCCGCCCTCGGCGCCGCCGAGGAGAGCGCCATCGACGCCGAACTCGACCGGGACATCAGCGCCACCGGACAGGAGGGCGCCGCCCGCTGCCGGGCCGCGCTGCCCGCACCGGAGGCCAAGGACGCCGCCTGGCAGCGGATGTTCACCTCCGACGACCTCTCCAACTACTTGTTCACCGCCACCGCCCGCGGCTTCTGGCAGCCCGAGCAGAGCGCACTCGTCGCGGAGTACGCGGAGCGCTACTACGAGGACGCCGTCGCCCTCGCCGGCCGCCGGGGCCCCGCCATCGCCGAGGCGGCGGGACGGTACGCCTTCCCCGCGTACGAGATCACCGCCGAGGCCCTCGCCCGCGGCGAAGCCTGTCTGCGCGACACCGAGATGATCCCTGCCCTGCGCCGCAAGCTCGCCGACCAGCTCGACGACCTGCGGCGCGCCCTGGAGGTCCGCGGGGCATGA
- a CDS encoding replication initiator, whose product MWARFAIYLRRELATRLGITQMAARAVFRVSFAKVAEYQKRGLVHFHAVIRLDGPDGNTQPPTSYATASVLTDAIRSAAPRARISVTSDAIGERELSWGQQFDVREIAAFGTDSELTDQAVAAYVAKYATKSADASGTLDRALFCRPCQGRGATLLPHGTPLPCTACDGTGQARPLTRLPVARHIRQMIRTCLELGRLPEFAHIKLRKWAHMLGFRGHFSTKSRSYSTTLGALRETRRSWRTEQARVHAGLPDLDPTTTLVVGRWDYLGSGYSPGGALLAAHIWHRKELERQFAAEGGC is encoded by the coding sequence TTGTGGGCCCGCTTCGCGATCTACCTGCGGCGGGAGCTCGCCACCCGGCTCGGCATAACGCAGATGGCCGCCCGCGCAGTGTTTCGGGTGTCCTTCGCCAAGGTCGCCGAGTACCAGAAGCGCGGCCTGGTCCACTTCCACGCCGTGATCCGCCTCGACGGCCCGGACGGCAACACCCAGCCCCCAACGTCCTACGCCACCGCCTCCGTACTCACCGACGCCATCCGCTCCGCCGCACCACGCGCCCGCATCTCGGTCACCTCGGACGCGATCGGGGAACGCGAACTCTCCTGGGGCCAGCAGTTCGACGTACGCGAGATCGCCGCCTTCGGCACCGACAGCGAACTCACCGACCAGGCGGTGGCCGCCTACGTGGCCAAGTACGCCACCAAGTCCGCCGACGCCTCCGGCACCCTCGACCGGGCCCTGTTCTGCCGCCCCTGCCAGGGACGCGGCGCCACCCTCCTGCCCCACGGAACGCCGCTCCCGTGCACCGCGTGCGACGGGACCGGACAGGCCCGCCCGCTGACCCGGCTCCCCGTCGCCCGGCACATCCGGCAGATGATCCGCACCTGCTTGGAGCTGGGCAGGTTGCCGGAGTTCGCCCACATCAAGCTCCGGAAGTGGGCGCACATGCTCGGCTTCCGGGGCCACTTCTCCACCAAGTCCCGCAGCTACTCCACCACCCTGGGCGCGCTGCGCGAAACCCGCCGCTCCTGGCGCACCGAACAGGCCCGCGTCCACGCCGGCCTGCCCGACCTCGACCCGACGACCACGCTCGTCGTCGGTCGCTGGGACTACCTCGGCTCGGGCTACAGCCCCGGCGGCGCACTCCTCGCAGCCCACATATGGCACCGCAAGGAACTGGAACGGCAGTTCGCGGCCGAAGGGGGCTGTTGA